In Marinitoga hydrogenitolerans DSM 16785, the genomic window AAAAAAGGGGTATTAAAGTTATAACCCCTCCAAGACAATTTATTCATGCTGATTTACCAATAATACCTCCCGCTGTTGGAGGTTATATTACTAATCCTGAATATCAAACTATTATAGATGCTGGTGGCAATGAAGATGGTGCTACAGTAGTAGGCTCTCTAAAAAATTTTCTCGATCAAGCAAAAACTGCTACTTATTTCGTAGTAAATACAAAAAGACCTTTTATGAATACTGTAGACGACATTATTTACTATATTGAAAGATTAAGCGCAAAGACTAGAAGAAGGGTTGATTATTTAATTTCAAATACTAATTTACAAAATGAAACAACAGAAGATATAATTTTGAAAGGTGAAAAATTATTATACGAAGTTTCTCTAAACACAGGGATTCCAATTTCTTTTACTGTAGTACCTGAATCTTTAAAAAATATAAAAACTCAGTTTCCTAAATTTATATTAAAAAGGTTTTTAGATAAAGTATACCAGCTATGAACAATAAAGGAGGGATACGATGGAATACAAAAACAAAGTTGAAATTGATCAAGAAAGATGTAAGGGATGTGGTCTTTGTATAGATGCATGTCCAACAGGAACTTTAGGATTTTCTGAAGGGTTTAATGCCAAAGGATATCATCCTGCTGCAGTTTTAAATCCGGAAAAATGTATAGGATGTGGATTCTGTTATCAGATGTGTCCCGATGTATGTATAACAGTTTCAACATTGGAAAAAGCAAAGGCTTAAGGAGGGATATTGAATGGCTGAAAAAGTAATGGTTAAAGGTACAGAAGCAATTGGTGAAGCTGCCATAAGAGCTGGATGTAGATTATATTTTGGTTATCCTATAACACCACAAAGTGAATTAACTGAATATATGTCAAGAAGAATGCCTCAAGTTGATGGAGTCTTTTTACAAGCTGAAAGTGAAGTTGCTGCAGTGAATATGTTATATGGTGCAGCTGCAACTGGTCATAGAGTTATGACATCAACTTCTTCACCAGGATATAGTTTAATGCAAGAAGGGGTTTCCTATATTGCAGGTGCAGAATTACCAGTTGTATTTGTTAATGTTGTTAGAGGTGGTCCAGGTTTAGGAGACATACAACCTGCTCAAAGTGATTACTTCCAGGCAACAAAAGGTGGCGGTCATGGTGATTATAGATTAGTTGTGTATGGTCCAGAATCTTTACAGGAAGCTGTGGAATTAACAGCAAAAGCTTTTGATGTTGCTGATAAATATAGGAATCCAGCCTTAATACTTGCTGATGGTATGTTAGGGCAAATGATGGAACCTGTTGAATTTCCAGATTTCAGAGATTTAAACACATTACCAGATCATAGTTCCTGGGCAATGCAGGGAGCAAAGGGTCGCGAACCTCATAAAATTACATCATTTGATATAAATGAATATGTATTAGAAAAAATGAATTTAAGATATCAAGAAAAATATAAGAAAATCATAGAAAACGAACAAATGTGGGAAGAATATAAAACAGAAGATGCTGAAATAGTAATAGTTGCTTATGGTACAATGGGAAGAATAGCAAAAACAATAGTTGATATGGCAAGAGAAAAAGGTGTAAAAGCTGGATTATTCAGACCTATAACATTATGGCCATATCCATATGACGCTTTAGCAAAATTGGCGGATTCAGCAAAATTATTCTTCACAGTAGAAATGAGTATGGGGCAAATGGTTGAAGATGTAAAATTAGCAGTTAATGGAAAAAAACCTGTTGAATTTTATGGTAGAACCGGAGGGGTTGTTCCAACACCAAATGAAGTATTAGCAAAATTAATGGAATTGATATAAGAAAGGAGGAAAATTATGTCTTATAAAATAAAGTTTAAAGGTCCTGAATCATTGAGTGGAAAAGAATTCACATATTGTCCAGGTTGTCATCATGGAATTGTTCATAGATTAGTTGCTGAAGTTATAGATGAATTAGGAATAAGAGAAAAAACTTTGATGGTTGCTCCTGTAGGTTGTTCTGTTTTTGCCTATGAATTTTTTGATGTTGACGGTACAGTTGCTCCACATGGTAGAGCACCAGCAGTTGCAACTGGAATGAAAAGAGCTATGCCTGAAAATGTTGTATTTACTTATCAAGGTGATGGTGACCTTGCAGCTATAGGTACAGCTGAAATATTACATGCTGCTAATAGAGGAGAAAAAATCACAACAATATTTATTAACAATGCTATTTATGGAATGACTGGAGGTCAGATGGCTCCAACGACATTATTAGGTATGAAAACAACAACATCACCATACGGAAGAAGCGCTGAAAATGAAGGTTATCCTTTACATATGGCTGAAATTTTATCAAATTTGCCAGGTGTAGCTTATTTAGCAAGAACAAAAGTTAACAAACCTCAAGATGTTTTAAAAACGAAAAAGATGATAAAAAAAGCATTTTTAGCTCAAATTCAGGGAAAAGGTTTTGGCATGGTGGAAGTGTTATCAACATGTCCAACAAACTGGGGAATTCCTCCAGTTGAATCAAATAAATGGTTAGAAGAAAATTTAGTACCTGAATTTCCATTAGGCGTTTATGTAGATAAGGTGGGTGATGAAAAATGAAACATCATGCATTCATAGCTGCAGGTTTTGGTGGCCAAGGTGTAATGTTATTTGGAAAAATTTTATCATTAGCTGCTATGTATGAAAATTTATATACAACATGGTTACCATCATATGGTCCGGAAATGAGGGGTGGAACGGCTAACTGTACAGTAGTAGTTTCTGAAAAATACATTGCTTCACCTGTAGTTGATCAACCTACAGAAGTTATTGCATTTAATATCCCTTCAATGTATAAATTTGAAAAATTATTGCCTGAAAATGGGATTTTATTATTGAATTCCTCAGTTATAGATAGAGATCCAGAAAGAACGGATGTTCAAATTTATAAAATTCCTGCTAATGATATCGCTGATGAATTGGGAAATGTAAAGGTCCAGAATATGGTTATGTTAGGTGCATATTTAAAAGCAACTAATGCTGTTTCCTTTGAATCTGTAAAAGCTGCATTGGAAAAATCACTAAAAGGCAAAAAAGCAGATTTACTAGAATTAAACTTAAAAGCTATTGAAGCAGGAATGAATG contains:
- a CDS encoding 2-oxoacid:acceptor oxidoreductase family protein translates to MKHHAFIAAGFGGQGVMLFGKILSLAAMYENLYTTWLPSYGPEMRGGTANCTVVVSEKYIASPVVDQPTEVIAFNIPSMYKFEKLLPENGILLLNSSVIDRDPERTDVQIYKIPANDIADELGNVKVQNMVMLGAYLKATNAVSFESVKAALEKSLKGKKADLLELNLKAIEAGMNALVK
- a CDS encoding thiamine pyrophosphate-dependent enzyme, giving the protein MSYKIKFKGPESLSGKEFTYCPGCHHGIVHRLVAEVIDELGIREKTLMVAPVGCSVFAYEFFDVDGTVAPHGRAPAVATGMKRAMPENVVFTYQGDGDLAAIGTAEILHAANRGEKITTIFINNAIYGMTGGQMAPTTLLGMKTTTSPYGRSAENEGYPLHMAEILSNLPGVAYLARTKVNKPQDVLKTKKMIKKAFLAQIQGKGFGMVEVLSTCPTNWGIPPVESNKWLEENLVPEFPLGVYVDKVGDEK
- a CDS encoding cobalamin biosynthesis protein CobQ, whose protein sequence is MLDTKYKCHVIIGMFGSGKTEIALNSALYLKEKYENVAIADIDVISPYFRTRDEIDILEKRGIKVITPPRQFIHADLPIIPPAVGGYITNPEYQTIIDAGGNEDGATVVGSLKNFLDQAKTATYFVVNTKRPFMNTVDDIIYYIERLSAKTRRRVDYLISNTNLQNETTEDIILKGEKLLYEVSLNTGIPISFTVVPESLKNIKTQFPKFILKRFLDKVYQL
- a CDS encoding 3-methyl-2-oxobutanoate dehydrogenase subunit VorB, coding for MAEKVMVKGTEAIGEAAIRAGCRLYFGYPITPQSELTEYMSRRMPQVDGVFLQAESEVAAVNMLYGAAATGHRVMTSTSSPGYSLMQEGVSYIAGAELPVVFVNVVRGGPGLGDIQPAQSDYFQATKGGGHGDYRLVVYGPESLQEAVELTAKAFDVADKYRNPALILADGMLGQMMEPVEFPDFRDLNTLPDHSSWAMQGAKGREPHKITSFDINEYVLEKMNLRYQEKYKKIIENEQMWEEYKTEDAEIVIVAYGTMGRIAKTIVDMAREKGVKAGLFRPITLWPYPYDALAKLADSAKLFFTVEMSMGQMVEDVKLAVNGKKPVEFYGRTGGVVPTPNEVLAKLMELI
- a CDS encoding 4Fe-4S dicluster domain-containing protein, which gives rise to MEYKNKVEIDQERCKGCGLCIDACPTGTLGFSEGFNAKGYHPAAVLNPEKCIGCGFCYQMCPDVCITVSTLEKAKA